Proteins from a genomic interval of Epinephelus fuscoguttatus linkage group LG16, E.fuscoguttatus.final_Chr_v1:
- the map10 gene encoding microtubule-associated protein 10, translated as METLFSFELLVECIQVEKESQLSDELALGVRLLDFPTLLIYQPQQSSGGINQQEHSGQMQRGVYVFNRGKSCFFKMNLNTLHTHLSNTPLYAMVLDVKEEIPKLVGTSLISLAKAMDRIKQDEAEHGVSTPSSHGERGVVGICNLTGERIGSISLSYKLLSLGASLLPHITESTSVHGGQHAQQSSMEENTSAESLPHDCSPTSDKPGVSIQNKQKINEAKHNDGVCVAMQTLRSQMPQTVNETENKFEDLTIFCPPHLFYSNTAEAKSKNEGEGYKILNLDSEAFIYGDSDEETGGNRSEGTNSPTMDQKVRHENTSRNQESSGATPNVLGEALRQLPLLNALLVELSQLNGQNQHQPLSVHPNLSWIYTPSSAEPSAGHGNTPQKAQTKMLQKTRHGTNPHSKHLHPPRYCSTPVVRPASVKVKDKQEGALMQSQSSNKSPKKLVYGTTKTFNLRLKQISPLKVKRRECVDLIQTEAQSGTAKGKMKSSKKIVKSSRRKSAFNQSSSLNENIETMMESIPADSRLQETLTLKQKTLHGKVHGKQDISEQPSLSERNLRSIHIPSVDGHAVAQNKDKNEHHSESHGVNSRSQSDRHREKIESSGSSRHSSPKSSFSDSSGEGNEEADYADDFNSLEPSDAYSPDPMSSPEPSRAKTPRSPLRPDSLGSEGFQRTAALPVPIKVPSSPKRALRGTHIIRPRTQASALSFSSDDGDRDASSSLQTICSRKQMTESSRVERSSGAESFISSRGQRSVSTKNSGPVRGLSVESISSFEPQELEELEDELGSLDFRKEYQHISELVANKLPGYTI; from the coding sequence ATGGAGACTCTGTTTTCCTTTGAGCTTCTGGTGGAGTGTATCCAAGTCGAGAAAGAAAGTCAACTCTCCGACGAGCTGGCTCTTGGAGTGCGACTGCTGGACTTCCCAACTCTGCTCATTTACCAGCCTCAACAGAGCAGCGGTGGCATTAACCAACAAGAACATAGTGGACAGATGCAGCGGGGAGTATACGTCTTTAACAGAGGGAAGTCTTGCTTCTTTAAAATGAACctgaacacactgcacacacatctGTCTAACACCCCTCTGTATGCCATGGTGCTGGATGTGAAAGAAGAGATCCCCAAACTAGTTGGTACCTCACTCATCTCACTGGCCAAAGCGATGGACAGAATCAAGCAGGACGAGGCTGAACATGGTGTATCTACTCCCTCCTCTCACGGTGAAAGGGGGGTTGTTGGTATATGCAACCTCACTGGGGAGAGAATTGGATCAATTTCCTTGAGTTACAAACTGCTAAGTCTGGGGGCTAGTTTACTGCCACATATCACAGAAAGCACCAGTGTACATGGAGGACAGCATGCACAACAAAGCTCCATGGAGGAAAACACATCTGCAGAATCGCTGCCTCATGACTGTTCACCCACATCAGACAAGCCTGGTGTTAgcatccaaaacaaacaaaaaataaatgaggcTAAACACAATGATGGTGTTTGTGTTGCCATGCAGACGCTAAGAAGCCAAATGCCTCAGACAGTcaatgaaacagaaaacaaatttgAAGATTTAACTATATTCTGTCCACCTCATCTCTTCTACAGTAATACTGCAGAGGCAAAAAGCAAAAACGAAGGAGAGGGTTACAAAATCCTGAATCTAGACTCAGAGGCTTTTATATACGGAGACTCAGATGAGGAGACAGGTGGAAATAGAAGTGAAGGCACAAACTCTCCGACGATGGACCAGAAAGTAAGACATGAAAACACTTCAAGAAACCAAGAATCAAGTGGGGCAACTCCAAATGTCCTCGGGGAAGCCTTACGACAGTTGCCTCTACTAAATGCTCTTCTTGTTGAGCTGTCACAGTTGAATGGCCAGAACCAACACCAACCCCTGTCTGTTCATCCCAATCTATCTTGGATTTACACACCCTCTTCAGCAGAGCCTTCAGCTGGGCATGGAAACACACcacaaaaggcacaaacaaaaatgttgcaGAAAACCAGACATGGGACTAATCCCCATTCGAAACATTTACATCCCCCCAGGTACTGTTCTACACCAGTGGTTAGGCCCGCGTCTGTGAAAGTGAAAGACAAACAAGAAGGGGCTTTGATGCAGAGTCAAAGCTCCAATAAATCTCCGAAGAAGCTTGTTTATGGCACAACTAAAACATTCAACCTCAGACTGAAGCAGATTTCTCCTCTTAAAGTCAAACGTCGTGAATGCGTGGATTTAATACAGACTGAAGCACAGTCAGGTACGGCCAAGGGAAAGATGAAGTCAAGCAAGAAGATCGTAAAGTCCAGCAGAAGAAAATCAGCATTTAATCAGAGCTCTAGTCTTAATGAAAATATTGAGACAATGATGGAAAGTATCCCAGCGGACTCCAGACTACAAGAAACactcacactaaaacagaaaacactgcaCGGAAAAGTTCATGGTAAACAAGACATTTCAGAGCAACCGTCCCTCTCTGAAAGAAACTTGAGATCTATTCACATCCCCAGTGTGGATGGGCACGCTGTGGcccaaaacaaagacaagaatGAGCATCACAGTGAATCACATGGAGTCAACTCACGGTCTCAATCAGACAGGCACAGAGAGAAAATTGAATCTTCAGGAAGCAGCAGACACAGCAGCCCCAAATCTTCATTCTCAGACTCCAGCGGGGAAGGAAACGAGGAGGCCGACTACGCTGATGACTTTAACAGCCTCGAGCCCAGCGATGCCTACTCCCCTGACCCCATGAGCAGCCCCGAGCCCTCCAGAGCCAAGACTCCCAGGTCTCCTCTCCGCCCCGACTCCCTCGGCTCCGAGGGTTTCCAGAGGACAGCAGCCCTCCCTGTGCCCATCAAAGTCCCCAGCTCTCCAAAGCGTGCCCTGAGGGGTACGCACATCATCCGACCTCGGACCCAAGCCTCGGCCCTCAGCTTCTCCTCCGACGATGGTGACAGAGATGCATCGTCCTCCCTGCAAACCATATGCTCCAGAAAACAGATGACAGAGAGTAGTAGAGTTGAGAGGAGCTCTGGTGCTGAGAGTTTCATATCATCAAGAGGTCAGAGGAGTGTGTCAACTAAGAACAGCGGCCCTGTTCGAGGACTCTCTGTAGAATCAATATCCTCCTTTGAGCCACAAGAGTTAGAGGAACTGGAGGATGAGCTGGGATCTCTGGATTTCAGAAAGGAGTATCAGCATATCTCTGAGCTAGTGGCCAACAAACTCCCTGGTTACACTATTTAA